Proteins from a genomic interval of Kitasatospora kifunensis:
- a CDS encoding WhiB family transcriptional regulator, translating to MSRSSVRHHGGGYQEGGYQGGYQGGDYLGGEAERATVGPACRFVDPELFFACGRSAAAEAGQVVDNGARVAAAKGVCRCCPVREACLRQAVVDGESDGIWGGFTPMERQVLRRQSGALLALGEGAARLVEGIMSAGVPLAERDRPAVVLLLLHQGWTEREIAAALRLPDAAVRSARTTGWRVLAYCRALGLALPSWVARGVRGLPSELG from the coding sequence ATGTCACGGTCTTCGGTCAGGCACCACGGGGGTGGCTACCAGGAGGGCGGCTATCAGGGCGGCTATCAGGGGGGCGATTACCTGGGGGGCGAGGCTGAGCGGGCCACCGTTGGGCCGGCTTGTCGTTTTGTCGACCCGGAGCTCTTCTTTGCCTGCGGGCGCAGCGCGGCCGCGGAAGCCGGGCAGGTCGTCGACAACGGCGCGCGAGTGGCGGCGGCCAAGGGCGTCTGCCGCTGCTGCCCGGTGCGGGAGGCCTGCCTGCGGCAGGCGGTGGTCGACGGGGAGAGCGACGGCATCTGGGGCGGGTTCACCCCGATGGAGCGCCAGGTGCTGCGCCGGCAGAGCGGCGCGCTGCTGGCCCTGGGCGAGGGGGCGGCGCGCCTGGTCGAGGGGATCATGTCGGCGGGCGTCCCGCTGGCCGAGCGCGATCGCCCTGCGGTCGTCCTGCTGCTGCTCCACCAGGGGTGGACCGAGCGGGAGATCGCCGCCGCGCTGCGCCTGCCGGATGCCGCCGTGCGCTCGGCGCGTACGACGGGCTGGCGGGTGCTCGCGTACTGCCGGGCGCTCGGCCTCGCGCTGCCGAGCTGGGTCGCGCGCGGTGTGCGGGGGCTGCCGTCGGAGCTGGGGTGA